From Acidimicrobiales bacterium, a single genomic window includes:
- a CDS encoding DUF429 domain-containing protein yields TLPYRPLAGVVPCPGGWLVAGAKLQGTTMSPEEPVVLRTFVEVLDTKPAFEIIALGAAVGLPDIPAAGGRQCDREARALLGWPRSGAIISPPARAALAARSYTKARAANGGRLSAVAWARLARLAEIEEVIAPYWQRTVFEVNPELSFHQLNEDAPLLYPKQSQVGIKERTDLVVGRISGMQRIVDARVRGAGVAHRLDAAACLWTARRIAAHAVRRLPEEPVWDAQGLRMEIVR; encoded by the coding sequence GACCCTCCCCTACCGGCCCCTGGCCGGCGTGGTCCCGTGCCCGGGAGGGTGGCTGGTGGCCGGGGCCAAGCTCCAGGGCACGACGATGTCACCCGAGGAGCCGGTGGTCCTGCGCACGTTCGTCGAGGTGCTCGACACCAAGCCCGCTTTCGAGATCATCGCCCTGGGCGCGGCGGTCGGCCTGCCCGACATCCCAGCGGCGGGGGGTCGGCAGTGCGACCGGGAGGCGCGGGCGCTCCTGGGATGGCCCCGGAGCGGGGCGATCATCTCCCCGCCGGCCCGGGCCGCCCTGGCCGCCCGGAGCTACACGAAGGCCCGCGCCGCCAACGGGGGGCGCCTCAGCGCGGTGGCGTGGGCGCGCCTGGCCCGGTTGGCCGAGATCGAAGAGGTGATAGCCCCTTACTGGCAACGCACGGTCTTCGAGGTCAACCCGGAGCTGAGCTTCCACCAGCTCAACGAGGACGCTCCCCTCCTGTACCCGAAGCAGTCGCAGGTCGGGATCAAGGAGCGCACCGACCTGGTCGTAGGGCGGATCTCGGGGATGCAGCGCATCGTCGACGCCCGCGTACGGGGGGCCGGAGTGGCCCACCGCCTCGATGCCGCCGCCTGCCTGTGGACCGCTCGGCGCATCGCCGCCCACGCCGTCAGGCGGCTGCCCGAGGAGCCGGTCTGGGACGCCCAGGGCCTCCGGATGGAGATCGTCCGGTAG